The following proteins are encoded in a genomic region of Papaver somniferum cultivar HN1 unplaced genomic scaffold, ASM357369v1 unplaced-scaffold_10, whole genome shotgun sequence:
- the LOC113326267 gene encoding uncharacterized protein LOC113326267 produces MTKCNPVATPVDTDSKLSATSGPAFSDLTLYRSLAGALQYLTFTRPDIAYAVQQECLFMHDPREPHMHALKRILRYLQGTINHGLFLSVSTISGLTTYSDADWAGCPDSRRSTSDFCIFPGDNLISWSSKRQATVSRSSAEAEYRGVANTVAETTWLRNLLL; encoded by the coding sequence ATGACAAAATGTAATCCAGTGGCTACTCCAGTCGACACCGATTCCAAGCTTAGTGCCACCTCTGGCCCAGCATTTTCCGATCTCACTCTATATAGAAGCCTAGCAGGTGCTCTTCAGTACCTCACTTTTACTCGGCCAGATATTGCATACGCAGTTCAGCAGGAATGTCTATTTATGCATGACCCCCGTGAGCCTCACATGCATGCCCTCAAGCGAATCCTTCGCTATCTTCAGGGTACTATCAACCACGGACTGTTTCTCTCGGTTTCCACTATTTCTGGCTTAACAacatactctgatgctgactgggcgggTTGTCCTGACTCTCGACGATCGACATCTGACTTTTGTATCTTTCCTGGTGACAATCTCATCTCCTGGTCCTCCAAGCGACAAGCAACAGTGTCTCGATccagtgctgaagctgaatacCGGGGAGTAGCAAATACAGTTGCTGAGACAACATGGCTTCGCAACCTTCTTCTATAG